A stretch of DNA from Vanacampus margaritifer isolate UIUO_Vmar chromosome 1, RoL_Vmar_1.0, whole genome shotgun sequence:
gaggtcgaggagtgtcccCTCATTTTTCCCAAATACTTctattacctcttccaacctcgctactctggtgacgagatgaaaaaataagtcagatGGATTTCACGCCaacgtgaaaacagtccaccaaccaggagtgcgggcgttcgcacagcggaatttgcataatgtatgcagacaagacacataaatcgaactcctaacacgtccgcgaaacgagtccaccagtccaccaatctgtagcgtgcgttggcacagctaaatttgcacaGATAAAAGTCGCTTGCATCAGTGGCTTGGCTGGCGGCAAAATGTTGCAAGTTGGGACAATATTTACTTCCGTGAACACCGCAACGTGACGTcgttgttttgggtgtacgtcacttGACGTttgctctttgcgcatgcgaaTTACAGCACGGGCGCGTTGCTTTCACATTAGATGTCACACTTGTTCttgtaatgtgaacagtacataaaaagattGGATTTAACAAAACATCTGAATTGAGCATCACGCCTTTCAGTGTGAACGCTACCTTAGTCTCAATAGTCCTGAAGTCCgcttttttgcatattttaatattatgaatatatCCTTCCACGAAGGGCGGggcttttgcaaaaaaaaaaaaaaagagcatctatttttcttaatttttgttattatatgTACAGGAAAACTTCTACTGCAAATTCAATGAGGACTTCCTGCTTAAACTAACAGTGTGTTTACTGAAGAGCAAGAACATCTGATGGAATGCACAGAGACATTTCATTTTGGGAGGCAAAAAATCTTGACATTGTTTTTAGCTTGCTCAGAAGCTTGGGTTTCAAACTTCATTGTGATAATACTTGCTATGTGGAAATGTCAATTTAAGTCCGGGTAATACAGCTGCTGCTAACCAATGACTTTATTGTCAGAGGGGCATTTTTCAGAATGAATTTGGGAATTGTGCACAAAACACCCGGCCACCAAATACATCCTAGACAACTATAAACACACATGAGATAATTATGCTCATATTACATCCATGCTTATTCACTGAGACAAAAACACATTAATGGCTTTCATTTGTGCTGACTGCTGACGTTATTCATGAGTCAGTTTGACTCATGCAGATTATTTAGTGCAAGGGTGAGTGCACATACTGTAATCTCACAGTTACTGAGAGCCTGACTAATTATGAtaagtactttttttctaatctgCAGTGACAGGAGCCTTCTGTAAAGTTATAAGAAgtattcaaaaaaaagaagaagttattCAGTCCTCTGCAGTTTattcaaatgtactgtattcaataaatgttttaacatCAATAATCTTACGTTCAACGGGGGTGTGGTTCATGCCaaattagcttaaaaaaaagaaaagaaaaacagggcaactgagttttttttattgcagatGCTGAAAAGATTCTGGCTTAGAAGGTTTGCATAGCTCACCAGAGAATGAAACTAGTTTAGGTTAATACAATAGGCTGTGTTTTGCGCCCCATATGAGAAAAAACACGCATGCTTGGTGAAAAGGAATGTTTAGGCTTGCCTTCACATAAATAGGACACATTAAACTAGAACGTATGGTGCATCTTTAATCAATCTCCTGAAATATTTAGCATGCTTCAGTAAGTCAGGGGGAAAGTCTAAAAGTCGACACGACAATGTACATGTATCCACACAGTCCTTATACTCCCACAACAGCTGTGTGTCAATTGCACATAAATGCCGTATGGAAGTATTACACAGTCTGCAATGCAAGACAGCAAACATACAGcatgtcacggtgtggtcacggagcggcgtggtgtctgtcgacgtgtggcgtagaggacccaaaatgcagggaggcaggagaaccacggcaggagtgcgggttagactattgtattttattgtaaaacgcaaaatcaaaacgacagaacaaactccgggggtgaccgtgacaatcggcaatgatcccacaagggactgatcaccacccgggaattaaatgcacccacactaattaggggattagtcacacctggggccaggcacaagtggctgagggcccggattggtcagcctgcggaagggcaggcatccccTCAGGatcaatcgggaccctcaaccaaagccagctctacccagacatgacacagCATAAAcacaaagtctttttttattttataaacatcGCAATTTGTGTTGTGCAAATACCGATAATAATATTGGGAgcggccccgatactgcattaaaacgcTGGTATCTGTATCGGCGAGTACTAACGAATAATGGGCCGATGCCATTTACCGATACTAGTATAGAAATTTGAAGGCAGCACACAATCAATGAAGTGTGATCACAGGTGTTCGGTGCATGTATTTCCTGTTTCACCAAGTTTTTAAGCAGTGCCTGACCAAGCATTGGCCGATACGGCACAGCTGGGTATTGGAATCGGTATCAGAAGCCAAAAAGTGGTATTGGAACAACATTGCAATTTGCAATACTATACAGCACAGTTGTCAGAGTGCAGTCCACGAgagcctgagtcctgcatgtttttgagattcctctactccaacacacctgattcaatgatcaggatcattatcaggctcctgcagagcttgctgatgatcttaaatatgaatcagctgtgttgcacgtgggaaacctctaaaacatgcaggactcaggccctcgaggaccagactttGACAACACTGCTATACAGTATTATGTGCAACCTtgacatcatttattttatatatataagtggtgtcaaagttaaagaattaactcattgattaatcccCAAAAATTATCGCagtaatcatgtattaacgcagattattaattttgaccgcagataatcatttattttgacaGCAGATGGTTACGTTGAAGGTAGCACAGATTCCGTTTGatcaatatatatatctacatgCATTAAAGGAAATCATAttgataaatgtttgcgtatgacattcagaaactttgttgatgttgaaatattggggtcatttctttttcattttaaattatgcaagtaattaagaaaaagaggaggatgagagcatGTGCATTGGATCAAAAATTGTTgaaagatgtcctcataacattaaatgtagaaataattaacacataacagatgCTCTATTTATTTAGTgggcaaaaaatattgataaaaagcatttttaattaagcgattaatcatgattaaacaaaattctaagatgtgattaatctgattaaaaaataattgtttgactGCTctagtatttatatatataatcaaaattatttgattaaagaagatttgattaattatatatataatattattgaaTAAATATATCTTGCCTCAGGATCACTATGAGGTAGACATGCGCTAATGTGTTGTGAAGCCAAAGTTTTCAACAGTAAAGAATTCAAAGTGATTCTATTAATCTCTTCTGATGAGTCTGTCCATTGATGTACGCGCACCAAACTGGaaaaatttgacctttttttcctctcattaGCTTTCAGTTAGCAGTTATTAATATCAAAACCACACTTTTAAAACTCCTGCTAACATTCCAATCATGCGAAAAATTGAGAGATCAAAACAATGCTGAGAAGACAATTGCCTTCTGGCGTGCAGCCGCAGCACACGTTCAAATGTTGTTCAACACAACGTGTATAATTAGTCCATGCTGATTCTTTTTTCGGACTGTTGATCTAATATTCCTAGAGGAGAGTTTTTGTTCTGTCAATTTCTACAATTTcagcaaaacagaaaatgtttCTCCACACAATCAATCACTGTATATATCTTACCTGTTGTATCCCCTTGTGGCTTTGGTGGCTTGACAGTATCCCCAAAGCCGTTTGTGGCCTTGGTGGTGCTTAACCTCTTGGGTTGTGGTGTAGTCACCATAATAAACGTCCTTTGGGAGAGCCTTGTAGTAGTGCTAGCGGTTGCGGCCACTGTTGAAGTCGAGGCCCGAGTGGGCAGGTTAGCTTTGGGCTCTGGTTTACCAAGCTCATCTATACTATCTGTCCCTGTGGGTCCCCAGTCAATAAATCCGGCCACCGTGGTAGTCCGGCCGTCCTGAGGCTTGTCGAAGCTTTCCCATTTGAGCTGCCTTCTGGCTCGAAGTAGCAACCTTGCTGTGTCTCCCCTCTTCCCTCTGGAAAAAGCTGCCGGAGATCCGGCTATCACCGAATCACCTGTCTCCATTTCAGAGTACATCAACCGGCATTCCTTACATGGTGTTTGTCGTTTGTGCAGGCGCTTCCGAGGCTTCTGCACGGCAACTTTTgcccctatccctaatttgttgtCTTGTGGTGGAGGGATAGGGCTCAAAAGCCTCCGTGCCAGTGGGCTGACTGTTCTCCAGTGGATTTTGTTTGGAGTATCCCAAACGGGCTGCAGGCGAGGTCTTGAGCGAAGCACCGGCTTAGGCATGACTTTGAGCCCCAAATCTTGACTGAGGGGGCTGCAGACAGAGAAGTCCAAGGTCATGTGGGTCATTGCCAGAAGAATCCACACCCGGTGCCCCACACAGCTGCCTGGCCTCAAAGCAGATGGACTGCTGATAAAAGAAGACATTAAAAGAGAAAAGTCATTTTAGATTCAGGCTGTGCACTCCATATTCAAACCATACAAATTTGATAAGTATGGGTCCATCATTAAGATTAACGTCTGCACATTTACCCTGCATTTAAACTCTTGGCAAAGTTCTACTCCACAACTCCGACTCAATTAAGCTGCAATCATAATTAGTTTCACTGAAACCCACTTGAATTAAAGTGTAAAGGTCAGACAAAAAGAATGTATAACAtgaaagattgttttttttctgcttttacgTTTAGCATTTAGAACTCCTTGAATTTATAGAGGCATATGAGCCCAGAGATAATTAAAGAAACACACAAGGTCACTTATTCTACTTAATCCTCATTTCATGCCTTTGTTACCGCAGACGCAAAAGCATATGTTTCCCTGAGGCtaattttaatactgtataCGTTGTGATGATCAGTAAGGTAGCACTCGATGCCAGTAGcagacaaataaatattgacCTAAATGAACGTTTGCATGaatgcagtggttcttaacctgggttcaagCGAACACCAGGGGTTCGGcgttggtcaaaacaaacaccCAACTAGAATATTTCGTGATGATATGCctcgcttggccatcattggctgcagatgatcgcgctacattgcttggcctgtgctgcagggaattttgTGCACTCAGTAATCAACTTGTGACTGGTGTGATGGTACGCTGTGTGAttcctttattattgtaatcccttcatactaaccaTGTCGAGTGGATGAATATGTATTGTGTAGTATAAATTCACATTTAACGGAAAGTAtagtgttccacagggttcaattgtgAGGTCCCTgctattttcattgtatctgctgcccctgggttccatcttgagAAAATactggtggttgttttaaagttttCTATAAatattgagttgagttgagtgatgggagtcagttcaacctttttgctatttttcgctggtaaacacctttctgatatttctccactatctttctgcgcaacattggaggaattggtgattctctacccatcttcgcttcttagagacactgccactccgagaagctcagCTTTTATAAGTGCGattgacttttccagcttcttattgctacctgtcccttttttttttgatttgttggcaccatgaaatttacaatcaacatatttttcctttaaaatgatacattttctcagcttaaacttttgacctgtcatctatgttttATTCTGAACGAAATATTGAAacttggcacttccacataattgcaaaaacagccagcaggtggcagcagagtatacgagatcaacagggccatgttgcaaaaagctctttcgcccactgttttaaacagatttgaaaataatgatgaaacttagctatatattaatgctaattgctggaaAACTGAAagttacaaatatactttttctgatgaaagaaaatactttttcttttgctatgttgcatgtttttatagcaatagaaaacaatattgtgtgggtcttgcaaaattcagtaaaacagccaggagctaAGGGGGTTGCTtacttgcttcagtgaaaatggctgggagtgaatgggttaaGATGCAAAGAGATGCCAAGTACAAGAGCacgctttctgaattcaaggtgaagaaagCCAGATTCGATGAAAGGGAttctctccctgttcattttgctcACCAATTAACACTATACCTATGTCAtgaattaggaaaaaaataataatcatattttatttttcaataatgcGTATAGGAAATTGGTGTGGTTCACTTAAAACCACTTCACTTCCCCGTTTATGCCTTGACTAGCCCCTGTGACAATTCTACATTTCTTtcttgattcattcattcaagtcaATCTTGCTAGAACAATTTCAGCTCAAGCAGGACGAGGATTTAATTTGGAATCATTACATTAATTCTAATTACCAAGCCTTAACAGTGCAAAACTACGAGTTAAACAATACTTGGATTTTATCAGACACTTTAAAGGAGTTAAAGACATTTCTCCACTTGTTTTTGGTAGATGCTCCCGCAAGACTCACTGACTTTGAGAGATCATGAAACTTGCTTCCAAGTATAAAGGGTGGAGAGGAAAGCACAAATATGTTGGCTGATAAATAATTTAGGTTGGCACTTTAATTGAGCCATAAAAGGTAATTGATGTGGTCATGACACAGCAGTGACAAGGTTGACGTATTATTGACAATTATAATTAGTATTTCAAGAACGTCAGCCCTGACCTCTACTGAGATCCTGGTAATCATCACACTGGAGGCGACTCCAGGCCAGGTTATTGCAATGCCCGGACTTGTTTTGATGGCTACGTTTGCTAAGCACCTTTCTTGCCTTTACTCTGCTGCTCCTGACTGCCTTCCAACAAAGAGGCATAAAACAATTATAAACTAAGTTCAAATCCAATGGCATCTCTaatcttggggggaaaaagtctgTTGCAATGTTTCTAAAAGAGAGGTTCATTGTGAAGCATGCAGTTGACCACACAACAGGAAATGCGACTGGTTGCACATTATTACAAAACATATTGTTTCAAGGACTGCAACAATCAATGTTACATACACTGAATTAGGTCtaaaactaacaattattttaataattgattaattggtgtgttttttttattaaacgatgaatgggatttaaaaaaaaaaaacattttaaaattcccattcctttattaaaaaacaacacattatttttatttggcatTGCACAAACATGTTGTTGCACAAAAATCCCAGAGCTCCTAACGAAACTaattaaatatgaataattgaaaataaatcaatgaaataaaacactGATTAGCTGACTGATTGATATGCAGGATGTTTCACTAAACACACAGGGTAACATCAACACCCTATTTTTGAACACCACCAGGTAACACACCCACTGAGTCATAAATAGAGGGACTGGAAATCGAAAACTGAAGAAGCCTTTTGGATTAAAGGCGAAAGGTCATCAACAAACAAGAACAGTCCGGCTACCTTGATTCAACCTTTTCAAATTACCATTGACACTCCAGTTGAAGTTGacgataacattttaaaataacatcgCTAGCAATGCTAACTGACTCGATGCAAAAACCTGTTGACAGGCtaacagaagtatacatgtacATGGATGGATCCGaataaatattcacacacaaaccacTGCAAGCAGCATACACAGACAAAGAATGTAGCACTACTGTCtgacaggcatatattcttccTACACTATGAAAAGTAATATTTGATGCAGCTCAATTTCGACTTTCTTCTGATGATGATGTGGTATTTGCATGTGTGCACCACACGCCGGTACTCTAAGAGGCCAAGGCACACTCATTAGTAACAGCACACTCCCTTCAAAACAAGGTACACAACAGGAACAGCGCAGGGTGACTGACGTAATAATTGCCGTAATAATTGCACGATAAGTTGATCGTTAATTGATTACACGATTTTTAGCGATTTGTCGTTGCACCCTACActgaatgccccccccccttctttttttttaaccgagaTCTGCCCATACCTTTGgaatttgccccccccccccaaaaaaaatcaacaggatAAATGGcttcataatttaaaaacaggTCTAATATTTTCACACCCTACATGGTAAAAAATCTGCAAGTATACAGCACAGATGGTAGATAAAAGCCAGCATTAGCAATGTGAGCACACCAGGTTGCATTCCGATAGAAATGGCTGCCTCGTGTCCTATTTTAGGAGCACACGCTCCATCATGCTATCATTACCAACTTAAGTACAAAGTTAAGCCTAAACAATACGTTTGGAAATCCCCTTAATGCAAATTGTGATGTTCCCTGATTCGGAGACCAGGGTCACAAAGCATTGTGGCAGTGCGCTCGCTCTCTGCAGAGAAGACAGATGGGTTTTCAGTTGAAAGCCACAAAGTGGAAGCTTTGGTGTATTACGGACAATTCCTATTCATGTTCATAGCAAGAAAGGGAAGGTTTAAGGTAACCAAAGGCTACTTTAACGTATAATATAAGCACTGTTTAGTGACCCAACTAGCTAATAACTTGAACAAGAATCTCAGTATGATGAAttatttctaaaaataataataataataataataacaacagaaTAGAACAGAACAGATTTTGCAGCTGTAAAGTAAAATATGAAGTAGCTGTTGGTGGTGAGGGGGGTTAGACCAAGTTTAActttaatctttattttcaGTATCTAAGatggggtctatttcacaaagcaggtttagtgagaacccaGAGTCAAGAAATCCTGAAATTTGGGAAACTGGAACCAGAGAAAAAGaagtaactctagcctgtttcataaaaagaggtcatttaagctctcggtcagttaccgtagtgaCACATTACATTaaccaaacctggtcggttgcaggtttttcacaaagaacctcgaggttttctctgtgcccgcctcctttcagccacacatttcatttcctcattcataaagtccgctgcGACGAGTTCTTGCGTAAATATACCTATAATCTTTAGCGTAAAGTCCTTTTGTCACGAATacggcatgtccttttgacaatgaccccaTTGATGAAGCTGCCGCATTATTGCGCCGGGAATTACATATTCGtcgtgagattgttatcagaccgcgcatagatatgctggcatttccggacagttatctttttgagcggtACCGTTTCATATCAgtcatctacatacacaacttaatccatCCTTAAATTTGCATCATTGCCAGCCTTCtatgcgctcacatcacagcatatattgtatGTTGAATTCTATATTTTtcttataaccgtttgaataatgtttttttaagttaagtcCGCTTCTCCtccgcaggattgcacctaaatgtaatgaattaatgatttaccattcaacaggtttcccctgtaatattgtgattgcaaagaactacatttaaatgtacgcattgacccgacacccgagcagcaacgttctcccacaCCGCCTTCCTCAACGGGGAGCCGCTGCAatgctgcacttttttttctaaagacatgttcaaatttgctacatgatcgcattaagattttcagttgaggagtaaaaaataaacgtGGAAGCTTAGGGCGGTGCTGTGCtctgcttccccgttgccatggtgactcgacgaatcggagctccattgatgtggtctttttaATCTAGTGGTAACgtcaggtgaaactactctgcgttgatataactacctcaaatcatcTGTCCTGGAAACGAAAACGCAGTTTCTTCTCTCAGTGTATGTccactcgctgttcagggtaagtctcggtgtttgttgaacatgctttgtgaaatggacccctgctTTGATGTACCaaaatacatttgttatttaaacAATAGCTTGGTAGCAAACATTTTCAGCACAGATCAACATTTTATCAAAATATGAAATCACATTTTGTACttggaataaaaatgtaatttgcagACACACAACGCACAAGAAGTGAGGACTGACTAATTAACTGAATGACTCAAGTGCTTCACATGAAGCATCAAATGACCCACATAATGCCACTAAAATGAATCAAGAATAGTCTTTATAGTTTGCAACGAAATGCAGAACAAAATGAAGAGCAAAAGGATTTGTTACTCTTAGATTACTTGGATTTTACGATAAAGATCGTCTCGCATGAGAGGATATTAC
This window harbors:
- the ajap1 gene encoding adherens junction-associated protein 1, whose amino-acid sequence is MWIKRSVARSSPSALRPGSCVGHRVWILLAMTHMTLDFSVCSPLSQDLGLKVMPKPVLRSRPRLQPVWDTPNKIHWRTVSPLARRLLSPIPPPQDNKLGIGAKVAVQKPRKRLHKRQTPCKECRLMYSEMETGDSVIAGSPAAFSRGKRGDTARLLLRARRQLKWESFDKPQDGRTTTVAGFIDWGPTGTDSIDELGKPEPKANLPTRASTSTVAATASTTTRLSQRTFIMVTTPQPKRLSTTKATNGFGDTVKPPKPQGDTTGLAVHQIITITVSLIMVIAALITTLVLKNCCAQSGNGRHNSHQRKIHQQEESCQNLTDFTPARVPSKVDIFTAYNDSLQCSHECVRTAVPIYTDEMIQQTPVYKTSYNGNRPSPSERQLIPVAFVSEKWFEISC